The following coding sequences lie in one Bacteroidota bacterium genomic window:
- a CDS encoding GDP-mannose 4,6-dehydratase, protein MEKYLITGFSGFVSKHFIDYLEQNDVAATVLGIDLNKPEFDLSEYKKVKCSFQQVDLLNKDDVDRVMKQFRPDYILHLASYSSVAFSWQNPVASFTNNTNIFLNLIERVRALGITCRILSVGSSEEYGNVSPSDLPLREDHLLNPLSPYAVARVAQELLSKVFVTGYGSDIILTRSFNHIGPGQKDVFVIASFAKKLVDIKRKKIASNELATGDLTIVRDFVDVRDVVRAYYLLLKKGRQGEVYNICSGKGTSLADVLDRMTKIIGVEINHKLDQRFVRPGDIRVVVGSNDKIKNDVGWKNEIGLDKSLKDILEYYTVISK, encoded by the coding sequence ATGGAAAAATATTTAATTACAGGGTTTTCAGGTTTTGTGAGCAAGCATTTTATAGACTACCTCGAACAGAATGATGTTGCCGCTACTGTTTTGGGCATTGATCTTAATAAACCTGAATTTGATCTCAGTGAATACAAAAAAGTAAAGTGCAGTTTTCAACAGGTTGATCTGTTGAATAAGGACGATGTTGATCGCGTTATGAAGCAGTTTCGCCCTGATTATATTTTGCACCTTGCATCATACAGCAGTGTGGCTTTCAGCTGGCAAAACCCTGTGGCCAGTTTCACCAACAACACGAATATATTTTTGAATCTGATCGAACGCGTCCGTGCGCTCGGTATTACGTGTCGTATTTTATCAGTTGGTTCTTCTGAAGAATATGGAAATGTTTCTCCATCCGATCTGCCTCTTCGTGAGGATCATTTGTTAAACCCGCTTAGTCCTTATGCGGTGGCCAGGGTAGCACAGGAGTTACTGTCAAAAGTGTTTGTTACCGGTTATGGCAGTGACATTATTTTAACACGCTCGTTCAATCATATAGGCCCGGGACAAAAAGATGTTTTCGTCATTGCTTCATTCGCAAAAAAGCTGGTTGATATTAAGCGGAAAAAAATTGCCTCAAATGAACTGGCAACAGGGGATCTTACAATTGTCCGTGATTTTGTTGATGTGCGTGATGTTGTACGCGCCTATTACCTTTTGTTGAAAAAAGGAAGGCAAGGCGAGGTCTATAATATATGCAGCGGCAAGGGTACCAGTCTTGCTGATGTACTGGATAGGATGACGAAAATTATCGGCGTTGAGATCAACCACAAACTTGATCAGAGATTTGTTCGCCCGGGTGATATCAGGGTGGTGGTCGGATCGAACGATAAGATAAAAAATGATGTAGGTTGGAAAAACGAAATCGGGTTGGACAAAAGTTTAAAGGATATTTTAGAGTATTATACGGTCATTTCAAAATAG